In a single window of the bacterium genome:
- a CDS encoding DNA topoisomerase VI subunit B, whose protein sequence is MSDRQQSFGFQAAARSSSAAASGGRAAKGVKRKKSAGKSAKRKPTQGRAPAKKHARKSSSETQTSGEALARKQREISVSEFFAKNRHLLGFDNPSKALLTTIKELVDNSLDAADEARIPADVEIRIDQLAEDRFRVTCTDNGPGIPAKNIPLVFGKLLYGSKFHRLKMSRGQQGIGVSAAGMYGLLTTGHPLKVISRTGKKKDAMRFVIAIDTQKNQAAIKKEEIVDWEAPHGTSVEIELEAAYRKGQHSVDNYIRQISLANPHAKLTYLPPGRDKDEECIVYDRVTKDLPPETAEIQPHPYGVELGVLMQFLRESKSRNLTGFLASEFSRVSSRTAQEICKNAGIKPTRKPREMNRNEAESLHKGIGKTKIMSPPTDCIAPIGEDLLQKALDSIHPGEFSTAITRRPAVYRGNPFLIEAALVYGGNLSGDDQALCYRYANRVPLQYQQGACAINRAVTTTDWKKYGLQQPRGGLPVGPMVVMVHIASVWVPFTSESKEAIAHYPEIIKEIKLALQDCGRRLSTHVRRRRREADELKKRSYIQKYIPHVALALQEILGFDDKVRENTVATLTDVLEKSRKL, encoded by the coding sequence ATGTCGGACCGTCAGCAGAGTTTTGGCTTCCAGGCCGCGGCGCGATCGAGTAGCGCTGCCGCTTCGGGAGGACGCGCGGCCAAAGGCGTAAAGCGCAAGAAGAGCGCGGGAAAGAGCGCGAAACGCAAGCCGACCCAGGGTCGCGCCCCGGCGAAGAAGCATGCGCGAAAGAGTTCCAGCGAAACCCAGACCTCGGGCGAAGCCCTCGCGCGCAAACAGCGCGAGATCTCGGTCTCGGAGTTTTTCGCGAAGAACCGACACCTGCTGGGCTTCGACAACCCGAGCAAGGCGCTTCTGACCACGATCAAGGAACTGGTCGACAACTCACTCGACGCCGCGGACGAAGCTCGCATTCCGGCCGACGTCGAGATTCGCATCGATCAACTCGCAGAAGACCGTTTCCGCGTCACATGTACCGACAACGGGCCCGGAATTCCCGCAAAAAACATTCCGTTGGTCTTCGGCAAGCTCCTGTACGGCTCGAAGTTCCACCGATTGAAGATGAGCCGTGGCCAGCAGGGCATCGGCGTATCGGCCGCCGGCATGTACGGGCTACTCACCACCGGGCATCCGCTCAAGGTCATCTCGCGCACGGGCAAGAAAAAAGACGCCATGCGTTTCGTGATCGCAATCGACACGCAGAAAAACCAGGCGGCGATCAAGAAGGAAGAAATCGTCGACTGGGAAGCACCGCACGGTACGAGTGTCGAGATCGAACTCGAAGCCGCGTACCGCAAAGGCCAGCATTCGGTCGACAACTACATTCGTCAGATCTCGCTTGCAAATCCCCATGCCAAGCTCACCTATCTTCCACCGGGCCGCGACAAGGACGAAGAGTGCATCGTCTATGATCGCGTCACCAAGGACCTTCCACCCGAGACTGCAGAAATCCAGCCGCATCCCTACGGGGTGGAACTCGGCGTGCTGATGCAGTTCCTGCGCGAGTCCAAGTCGCGCAACCTCACGGGCTTCCTGGCCAGCGAGTTTTCGCGAGTTTCGAGTCGCACGGCCCAGGAGATCTGCAAGAACGCCGGGATCAAACCAACGCGCAAGCCGAGAGAGATGAACCGCAACGAAGCCGAGAGCCTGCACAAGGGCATCGGCAAAACCAAGATCATGTCTCCACCGACGGACTGCATCGCACCGATCGGTGAAGACCTGCTGCAGAAAGCCCTGGATTCGATTCATCCCGGGGAATTCTCTACCGCGATCACGCGCCGCCCCGCAGTCTATCGCGGCAATCCGTTTCTGATCGAAGCCGCGCTGGTCTACGGTGGCAATCTCTCCGGCGACGATCAGGCTCTGTGTTATCGCTACGCGAATCGCGTTCCTCTGCAGTACCAACAAGGAGCGTGCGCAATCAATCGCGCCGTTACCACGACGGACTGGAAAAAGTACGGCCTACAACAGCCGCGCGGCGGACTACCCGTCGGCCCGATGGTCGTCATGGTGCATATTGCGAGCGTATGGGTTCCGTTCACCTCCGAGTCGAAGGAGGCGATCGCGCACTACCCGGAAATCATCAAGGAGATCAAGCTCGCGCTACAGGACTGCGGTCGCCGACTATCGACTCACGTACGCCGAAGGCGCAGGGAAGCCGATGAGTTGAAGAAGCGCAGCTACATCCAGAAGTATATTCCGCACGTCGCCCTGGCCCTGCAGGAAATCCTGGGGTTCGACGACAAGGTGCGCGAGAACACGGTCGCAACGCTGACCGACGTTCTCGAAAAGAGCAGGAAACTCTGA